The sequence CATCTTCTCTATCTGGAAGTGATGTTGCTCTTCTAACTGACTAAATAATTTTGTCATTAATTCTCCATCCTTATCAGCCACCAAGTGTAAATGTCGTTCCAAATTTGAAGCTTTAAGAATATCTATTGCTGGTGAAAAGGTCTGTGTTAATTTTCTCTCCCTTAAATCGTAATGTCCTGTTTTTATAAAATCAGTCAAAACATGGTTCTGATTAGAGGCACAAATAAATTTTCGAATAGGGATTCCCATCATTTTGGCATACACGGCTGCTAAAATGTTACCAAAATTTCCAGTGGGAATACAGACATCAACTGGgcttccaaaagaaataaatccttgGCTAACAAGATCAAGATATGCAGAAGCATGATAAACTACTTGGGGAAGCAGTCGGCCCCAGTTTATGGAATTGGCTGAACTTAAGACTGTTCCATATTCCATAATAAGGAAGCCAGTAAaatcagaatctttaaaaattcctttcacAGCTGTCTGGCAAAAATCAAAATCTGACTTGACACCCACTGCccatccattttctttctgactgccaattatttgtgctttttgaaAATCACTTACTCCGTTCTCAGGAAAAAATGTGGCCACAGCTATTCTTTGCTTATCATTCTTATTAATACGGCTAAAGCCATTTAAGACTGCACTCCCTGTGTCTCCTGAAGTAGCTACAAGTATCATATAATTGCAACTTGGTGGAATACAGTGTGCAAAAAGATGAGGCATAAGCTGTAAAGACAAATCTTTAAATGATCCCGTTGGTCCATGAAACAACTCCAGGATGAACTGGTTGCCTGAAAGGTGCCTGACAGGGGCAATTTTTGAGCAGGCAAAGTTTTCCCCGTAAGCAGTTTCAATCATTTCTCCCAATCTGGCAGCAGGTATGTCAGCAGGATGTATACACTTTTCCAAcagtatttgtgctctttctatgTAGGTTGCTCCTACTAGGCTTTTCCACTCCCTACAGTTTAATTTTGGAAACTCCTTCTCAGGAACGAAGAGTCCACCATCAGAAGCTAACCCCTCAATCACTGCTTCACTGAAGAATTTTGTCGAAACCTTCCGTTCACAGTCTTTAGGCCAAATGTGTCTTGTTGAAATGAATGTTTCTGAGTCCACATCTTGGTATCTTTTAACTGCTTTAAGCACTTTGTCAGCTACCTCCTCGGGGGAAGCCCCACTTTCACAAAATACACGGGTATCGTACCA comes from Canis lupus familiaris isolate Mischka breed German Shepherd chromosome 2, alternate assembly UU_Cfam_GSD_1.0, whole genome shotgun sequence and encodes:
- the THNSL1 gene encoding threonine synthase-like 1, whose protein sequence is MLHFNRCPHLKQIAQKCFSSIHVRTDKHVQLFLSRTFALAEFRKSWHSTHSVVGDKNIILMGPPGAGKTTVGRIIGQKLGCCVIDVDDDILEKTWNMSVSEKLQDVGNEQFLEEEGKAVLNFSASGSVISLTGSNPMHDASMWHLKKNGIIVYLDVPLIDIVSRLKLMKIDRIVGQNAEISLKDLLKFRRQYYKKWYDTRVFCESGASPEEVADKVLKAVKRYQDVDSETFISTRHIWPKDCERKVSTKFFSEAVIEGLASDGGLFVPEKEFPKLNCREWKSLVGATYIERAQILLEKCIHPADIPAARLGEMIETAYGENFACSKIAPVRHLSGNQFILELFHGPTGSFKDLSLQLMPHLFAHCIPPSCNYMILVATSGDTGSAVLNGFSRINKNDKQRIAVATFFPENGVSDFQKAQIIGSQKENGWAVGVKSDFDFCQTAVKGIFKDSDFTGFLIMEYGTVLSSANSINWGRLLPQVVYHASAYLDLVSQGFISFGSPVDVCIPTGNFGNILAAVYAKMMGIPIRKFICASNQNHVLTDFIKTGHYDLRERKLTQTFSPAIDILKASNLERHLHLVADKDGELMTKLFSQLEEQHHFQIEKMLVEKLQQDFVADWCSEGECLAAIHSTYNTSGYILDPHTAVAKVVADRMQDKTCPVIVSSTAHYSKFAPAIMQALKIEEINHNSSSQLYLLSSYNALPPPHEALLERTKQQEKMEYQVCAADVNVLKSHVEKLIQSQFI